From a region of the Andrena cerasifolii isolate SP2316 chromosome 13, iyAndCera1_principal, whole genome shotgun sequence genome:
- the Pur-alpha gene encoding purine-rich binding protein-alpha isoform X6, protein MSDRESLDDQPQRYGNPGGMDAGGTDFDPGQQGQQGEQELATKMLQIQSKRFYLDVKQNRRGRFIKVAEIGADGRRSQIYLALSTASEFRNYLSTFSDFYASLGPPSSENVPDDGKLKSEVITKDNRRYYLDLKENTRGRFLRVSHPVSQTITRGGPRTQIAIPAQGMIEFRDALTDLLEEYGTDDGGFKGDLPEGRYMRVDSKNFYFDIGQNNRGIYMRISEVKTHFRTAITVPEKSWARFRDIFADYCDRMRERGAGSNVGMNSGGGGSVLPEGRGSVVAQVPSPSTSQQPNPNPNLDSPLMK, encoded by the exons ATGTCTGACCGGGAAAGCCTGGACGATCAACCGCAAA GATATGGGAATCCAGGCGGAATGGATGCTGGAGGGACAGACTTCGACCCTG GCCAGCAGGGGCAGCAGGGCGAGCAGGAGTTGGCGACGAAGATGCTGCAGATACAGAGCAAAAGATTCTATCTCGATGTGAAGCAGAACAGACGTGGGAGGTTCATCAAAGTAGCCGAG ATCGGCGCGGACGGAAGAAGAAGCCAAATCTACCTGGCGCTCAGCACAGCGTCCGAGTTTCGGAACTACCTTTCGACGTTCAGTGACTTTTATGCATCCCTAG GTCCACCGAGCTCGGAGAACGTACCGGATGATGGGAAGCTGAAGTCGGAGGTGATAACGAAGGATAACAGGCGGTATTACTTGGACCTCAAGGAAAATACTCGCGGCCGTTTCCTGCgggtgagtcaccct GTGTCGCAGACCATCACGCGGGGAGGGCCTAGGACGCAGATCGCGATACCAGCGCAGGGTATGATCGAGTTCCGCGACGCGCTGACGGACCTCCTCGAGGAATACGGCACGGACGATGGCGGCTTCAAGGGTGACTTACCAGAGGGGCGGTACATGCGCGTGGATAGCAAGAATTTCTATTTTGATATCGGCCAGAACAATCGCGGCATCTACATGAGAATTTCCGAG GTGAAGACGCACTTTAGAACAGCAATCACCGTGCCGGAGAAATCCTGGGCGCGTTTCCGCGACATATTCGCGGATTACTGCGATAGGATGAGGGAAAGGGGCGCCGGCAGCAACGTCGGCATGAACAGCGGCGGCGGAGGGAGCGTGTTGCCCGAGGGGAGGGGCTCTGTGGTGGCACAGGTACCATCACCGTCGACCTCACAACAGCCTAACCCAAATCCAAATTTAGACTCTCCCTTAATGAAGTGA
- the Pur-alpha gene encoding purine-rich binding protein-alpha isoform X4: MSDRESLDDQPQRYGNPGGMDAGGTDFDPGQQGQQGEQELATKMLQIQSKRFYLDVKQNRRGRFIKVAEIGADGRRSQIYLALSTASEFRNYLSTFSDFYASLEPAGPPSSENVPDDGKLKSEVITKDNRRYYLDLKENTRGRFLRVSHPVSQTITRGGPRTQIAIPAQGMIEFRDALTDLLEEYGTDDGGFKGDLPEGRYMRVDSKNFYFDIGQNNRGIYMRISEVKTHFRTAITVPEKSWARFRDIFADYCDRMRERGAGSNVGMNSGGGGSVLPEGRGSVVAQVPSPSTSQQPNPNPNLDSPLMK; encoded by the exons ATGTCTGACCGGGAAAGCCTGGACGATCAACCGCAAA GATATGGGAATCCAGGCGGAATGGATGCTGGAGGGACAGACTTCGACCCTG GCCAGCAGGGGCAGCAGGGCGAGCAGGAGTTGGCGACGAAGATGCTGCAGATACAGAGCAAAAGATTCTATCTCGATGTGAAGCAGAACAGACGTGGGAGGTTCATCAAAGTAGCCGAG ATCGGCGCGGACGGAAGAAGAAGCCAAATCTACCTGGCGCTCAGCACAGCGTCCGAGTTTCGGAACTACCTTTCGACGTTCAGTGACTTTTATGCATCCCTA GAACCCGCAGGTCCACCGAGCTCGGAGAACGTACCGGATGATGGGAAGCTGAAGTCGGAGGTGATAACGAAGGATAACAGGCGGTATTACTTGGACCTCAAGGAAAATACTCGCGGCCGTTTCCTGCgggtgagtcaccct GTGTCGCAGACCATCACGCGGGGAGGGCCTAGGACGCAGATCGCGATACCAGCGCAGGGTATGATCGAGTTCCGCGACGCGCTGACGGACCTCCTCGAGGAATACGGCACGGACGATGGCGGCTTCAAGGGTGACTTACCAGAGGGGCGGTACATGCGCGTGGATAGCAAGAATTTCTATTTTGATATCGGCCAGAACAATCGCGGCATCTACATGAGAATTTCCGAG GTGAAGACGCACTTTAGAACAGCAATCACCGTGCCGGAGAAATCCTGGGCGCGTTTCCGCGACATATTCGCGGATTACTGCGATAGGATGAGGGAAAGGGGCGCCGGCAGCAACGTCGGCATGAACAGCGGCGGCGGAGGGAGCGTGTTGCCCGAGGGGAGGGGCTCTGTGGTGGCACAGGTACCATCACCGTCGACCTCACAACAGCCTAACCCAAATCCAAATTTAGACTCTCCCTTAATGAAGTGA
- the Pur-alpha gene encoding purine-rich binding protein-alpha isoform X7 has product MSDRESLDDQPQRYGNPGGMDAGGTDFDPGQQGQQGEQELATKMLQIQSKRFYLDVKQNRRGRFIKVAEIGADGRRSQIYLALSTASEFRNYLSTFSDFYASLGPPSSENVPDDGKLKSEVITKDNRRYYLDLKENTRGRFLRVSQTITRGGPRTQIAIPAQGMIEFRDALTDLLEEYGTDDGGFKGDLPEGRYMRVDSKNFYFDIGQNNRGIYMRISEVKTHFRTAITVPEKSWARFRDIFADYCDRMRERGAGSNVGMNSGGGGSVLPEGRGSVVAQVPSPSTSQQPNPNPNLDSPLMK; this is encoded by the exons ATGTCTGACCGGGAAAGCCTGGACGATCAACCGCAAA GATATGGGAATCCAGGCGGAATGGATGCTGGAGGGACAGACTTCGACCCTG GCCAGCAGGGGCAGCAGGGCGAGCAGGAGTTGGCGACGAAGATGCTGCAGATACAGAGCAAAAGATTCTATCTCGATGTGAAGCAGAACAGACGTGGGAGGTTCATCAAAGTAGCCGAG ATCGGCGCGGACGGAAGAAGAAGCCAAATCTACCTGGCGCTCAGCACAGCGTCCGAGTTTCGGAACTACCTTTCGACGTTCAGTGACTTTTATGCATCCCTAG GTCCACCGAGCTCGGAGAACGTACCGGATGATGGGAAGCTGAAGTCGGAGGTGATAACGAAGGATAACAGGCGGTATTACTTGGACCTCAAGGAAAATACTCGCGGCCGTTTCCTGCgg GTGTCGCAGACCATCACGCGGGGAGGGCCTAGGACGCAGATCGCGATACCAGCGCAGGGTATGATCGAGTTCCGCGACGCGCTGACGGACCTCCTCGAGGAATACGGCACGGACGATGGCGGCTTCAAGGGTGACTTACCAGAGGGGCGGTACATGCGCGTGGATAGCAAGAATTTCTATTTTGATATCGGCCAGAACAATCGCGGCATCTACATGAGAATTTCCGAG GTGAAGACGCACTTTAGAACAGCAATCACCGTGCCGGAGAAATCCTGGGCGCGTTTCCGCGACATATTCGCGGATTACTGCGATAGGATGAGGGAAAGGGGCGCCGGCAGCAACGTCGGCATGAACAGCGGCGGCGGAGGGAGCGTGTTGCCCGAGGGGAGGGGCTCTGTGGTGGCACAGGTACCATCACCGTCGACCTCACAACAGCCTAACCCAAATCCAAATTTAGACTCTCCCTTAATGAAGTGA
- the Pur-alpha gene encoding purine-rich binding protein-alpha isoform X8, translating to MDAGGTDFDPGQQGQQGEQELATKMLQIQSKRFYLDVKQNRRGRFIKVAEIGADGRRSQIYLALSTASEFRNYLSTFSDFYASLEPAGPPSSENVPDDGKLKSEVITKDNRRYYLDLKENTRGRFLRVSHPVSQTITRGGPRTQIAIPAQGMIEFRDALTDLLEEYGTDDGGFKGDLPEGRYMRVDSKNFYFDIGQNNRGIYMRISEVKTHFRTAITVPEKSWARFRDIFADYCDRMRERGAGSNVGMNSGGGGSVLPEGRGSVVAQVPSPSTSQQPNPNPNLDSPLMK from the exons ATGGATGCTGGAGGGACAGACTTCGACCCTG GCCAGCAGGGGCAGCAGGGCGAGCAGGAGTTGGCGACGAAGATGCTGCAGATACAGAGCAAAAGATTCTATCTCGATGTGAAGCAGAACAGACGTGGGAGGTTCATCAAAGTAGCCGAG ATCGGCGCGGACGGAAGAAGAAGCCAAATCTACCTGGCGCTCAGCACAGCGTCCGAGTTTCGGAACTACCTTTCGACGTTCAGTGACTTTTATGCATCCCTA GAACCCGCAGGTCCACCGAGCTCGGAGAACGTACCGGATGATGGGAAGCTGAAGTCGGAGGTGATAACGAAGGATAACAGGCGGTATTACTTGGACCTCAAGGAAAATACTCGCGGCCGTTTCCTGCgggtgagtcaccct GTGTCGCAGACCATCACGCGGGGAGGGCCTAGGACGCAGATCGCGATACCAGCGCAGGGTATGATCGAGTTCCGCGACGCGCTGACGGACCTCCTCGAGGAATACGGCACGGACGATGGCGGCTTCAAGGGTGACTTACCAGAGGGGCGGTACATGCGCGTGGATAGCAAGAATTTCTATTTTGATATCGGCCAGAACAATCGCGGCATCTACATGAGAATTTCCGAG GTGAAGACGCACTTTAGAACAGCAATCACCGTGCCGGAGAAATCCTGGGCGCGTTTCCGCGACATATTCGCGGATTACTGCGATAGGATGAGGGAAAGGGGCGCCGGCAGCAACGTCGGCATGAACAGCGGCGGCGGAGGGAGCGTGTTGCCCGAGGGGAGGGGCTCTGTGGTGGCACAGGTACCATCACCGTCGACCTCACAACAGCCTAACCCAAATCCAAATTTAGACTCTCCCTTAATGAAGTGA
- the Pur-alpha gene encoding purine-rich binding protein-alpha isoform X3, with amino-acid sequence MGEIVEISQDDGQQSTLDDWGDTMGKIQYWCPEGQQGQQGEQELATKMLQIQSKRFYLDVKQNRRGRFIKVAEIGADGRRSQIYLALSTASEFRNYLSTFSDFYASLGPPSSENVPDDGKLKSEVITKDNRRYYLDLKENTRGRFLRVSHPVSQTITRGGPRTQIAIPAQGMIEFRDALTDLLEEYGTDDGGFKGDLPEGRYMRVDSKNFYFDIGQNNRGIYMRISEVKTHFRTAITVPEKSWARFRDIFADYCDRMRERGAGSNVGMNSGGGGSVLPEGRGSVVAQVPSPSTSQQPNPNPNLDSPLMK; translated from the exons ATGGGTGAGATTGTAGAAATATCACAGGATGACGGCCAACAGAGTACACTGGATGACTGGGGCGACACCATGGGCAAGATACAGTACTGGTGCCCTGAAG GCCAGCAGGGGCAGCAGGGCGAGCAGGAGTTGGCGACGAAGATGCTGCAGATACAGAGCAAAAGATTCTATCTCGATGTGAAGCAGAACAGACGTGGGAGGTTCATCAAAGTAGCCGAG ATCGGCGCGGACGGAAGAAGAAGCCAAATCTACCTGGCGCTCAGCACAGCGTCCGAGTTTCGGAACTACCTTTCGACGTTCAGTGACTTTTATGCATCCCTAG GTCCACCGAGCTCGGAGAACGTACCGGATGATGGGAAGCTGAAGTCGGAGGTGATAACGAAGGATAACAGGCGGTATTACTTGGACCTCAAGGAAAATACTCGCGGCCGTTTCCTGCgggtgagtcaccct GTGTCGCAGACCATCACGCGGGGAGGGCCTAGGACGCAGATCGCGATACCAGCGCAGGGTATGATCGAGTTCCGCGACGCGCTGACGGACCTCCTCGAGGAATACGGCACGGACGATGGCGGCTTCAAGGGTGACTTACCAGAGGGGCGGTACATGCGCGTGGATAGCAAGAATTTCTATTTTGATATCGGCCAGAACAATCGCGGCATCTACATGAGAATTTCCGAG GTGAAGACGCACTTTAGAACAGCAATCACCGTGCCGGAGAAATCCTGGGCGCGTTTCCGCGACATATTCGCGGATTACTGCGATAGGATGAGGGAAAGGGGCGCCGGCAGCAACGTCGGCATGAACAGCGGCGGCGGAGGGAGCGTGTTGCCCGAGGGGAGGGGCTCTGTGGTGGCACAGGTACCATCACCGTCGACCTCACAACAGCCTAACCCAAATCCAAATTTAGACTCTCCCTTAATGAAGTGA
- the Pur-alpha gene encoding purine-rich binding protein-alpha isoform X1 yields the protein MGEIVEISQDDGQQSTLDDWGDTMGKIQYWCPEGQQGQQGEQELATKMLQIQSKRFYLDVKQNRRGRFIKVAEIGADGRRSQIYLALSTASEFRNYLSTFSDFYASLEPAGPPSSENVPDDGKLKSEVITKDNRRYYLDLKENTRGRFLRVSHPVSQTITRGGPRTQIAIPAQGMIEFRDALTDLLEEYGTDDGGFKGDLPEGRYMRVDSKNFYFDIGQNNRGIYMRISEVKTHFRTAITVPEKSWARFRDIFADYCDRMRERGAGSNVGMNSGGGGSVLPEGRGSVVAQVPSPSTSQQPNPNPNLDSPLMK from the exons ATGGGTGAGATTGTAGAAATATCACAGGATGACGGCCAACAGAGTACACTGGATGACTGGGGCGACACCATGGGCAAGATACAGTACTGGTGCCCTGAAG GCCAGCAGGGGCAGCAGGGCGAGCAGGAGTTGGCGACGAAGATGCTGCAGATACAGAGCAAAAGATTCTATCTCGATGTGAAGCAGAACAGACGTGGGAGGTTCATCAAAGTAGCCGAG ATCGGCGCGGACGGAAGAAGAAGCCAAATCTACCTGGCGCTCAGCACAGCGTCCGAGTTTCGGAACTACCTTTCGACGTTCAGTGACTTTTATGCATCCCTA GAACCCGCAGGTCCACCGAGCTCGGAGAACGTACCGGATGATGGGAAGCTGAAGTCGGAGGTGATAACGAAGGATAACAGGCGGTATTACTTGGACCTCAAGGAAAATACTCGCGGCCGTTTCCTGCgggtgagtcaccct GTGTCGCAGACCATCACGCGGGGAGGGCCTAGGACGCAGATCGCGATACCAGCGCAGGGTATGATCGAGTTCCGCGACGCGCTGACGGACCTCCTCGAGGAATACGGCACGGACGATGGCGGCTTCAAGGGTGACTTACCAGAGGGGCGGTACATGCGCGTGGATAGCAAGAATTTCTATTTTGATATCGGCCAGAACAATCGCGGCATCTACATGAGAATTTCCGAG GTGAAGACGCACTTTAGAACAGCAATCACCGTGCCGGAGAAATCCTGGGCGCGTTTCCGCGACATATTCGCGGATTACTGCGATAGGATGAGGGAAAGGGGCGCCGGCAGCAACGTCGGCATGAACAGCGGCGGCGGAGGGAGCGTGTTGCCCGAGGGGAGGGGCTCTGTGGTGGCACAGGTACCATCACCGTCGACCTCACAACAGCCTAACCCAAATCCAAATTTAGACTCTCCCTTAATGAAGTGA
- the Pur-alpha gene encoding purine-rich binding protein-alpha isoform X2 — MYRCMDYRSIDRMFKSRIFQGDLSPVPIPGSLQQSSQQGQQGEQELATKMLQIQSKRFYLDVKQNRRGRFIKVAEIGADGRRSQIYLALSTASEFRNYLSTFSDFYASLGPPSSENVPDDGKLKSEVITKDNRRYYLDLKENTRGRFLRVSHPVSQTITRGGPRTQIAIPAQGMIEFRDALTDLLEEYGTDDGGFKGDLPEGRYMRVDSKNFYFDIGQNNRGIYMRISEVKTHFRTAITVPEKSWARFRDIFADYCDRMRERGAGSNVGMNSGGGGSVLPEGRGSVVAQVPSPSTSQQPNPNPNLDSPLMK, encoded by the exons ATGTACAGGTGCATGGACTATCGTAGCATAGACAGAATGTTCAAGAGCAGGATCTTCCAGGGCGATCTGAGCCCTGTCCCGATTCCGGGCAGCCTGCAACAGTCGA GCCAGCAGGGGCAGCAGGGCGAGCAGGAGTTGGCGACGAAGATGCTGCAGATACAGAGCAAAAGATTCTATCTCGATGTGAAGCAGAACAGACGTGGGAGGTTCATCAAAGTAGCCGAG ATCGGCGCGGACGGAAGAAGAAGCCAAATCTACCTGGCGCTCAGCACAGCGTCCGAGTTTCGGAACTACCTTTCGACGTTCAGTGACTTTTATGCATCCCTAG GTCCACCGAGCTCGGAGAACGTACCGGATGATGGGAAGCTGAAGTCGGAGGTGATAACGAAGGATAACAGGCGGTATTACTTGGACCTCAAGGAAAATACTCGCGGCCGTTTCCTGCgggtgagtcaccct GTGTCGCAGACCATCACGCGGGGAGGGCCTAGGACGCAGATCGCGATACCAGCGCAGGGTATGATCGAGTTCCGCGACGCGCTGACGGACCTCCTCGAGGAATACGGCACGGACGATGGCGGCTTCAAGGGTGACTTACCAGAGGGGCGGTACATGCGCGTGGATAGCAAGAATTTCTATTTTGATATCGGCCAGAACAATCGCGGCATCTACATGAGAATTTCCGAG GTGAAGACGCACTTTAGAACAGCAATCACCGTGCCGGAGAAATCCTGGGCGCGTTTCCGCGACATATTCGCGGATTACTGCGATAGGATGAGGGAAAGGGGCGCCGGCAGCAACGTCGGCATGAACAGCGGCGGCGGAGGGAGCGTGTTGCCCGAGGGGAGGGGCTCTGTGGTGGCACAGGTACCATCACCGTCGACCTCACAACAGCCTAACCCAAATCCAAATTTAGACTCTCCCTTAATGAAGTGA
- the Pur-alpha gene encoding purine-rich binding protein-alpha isoform X5 — protein sequence MYRCMDYRSIDRMFKSRIFQGDLSPVPIPGSLQQSSQQGQQGEQELATKMLQIQSKRFYLDVKQNRRGRFIKVAEIGADGRRSQIYLALSTASEFRNYLSTFSDFYASLGPPSSENVPDDGKLKSEVITKDNRRYYLDLKENTRGRFLRVSQTITRGGPRTQIAIPAQGMIEFRDALTDLLEEYGTDDGGFKGDLPEGRYMRVDSKNFYFDIGQNNRGIYMRISEVKTHFRTAITVPEKSWARFRDIFADYCDRMRERGAGSNVGMNSGGGGSVLPEGRGSVVAQVPSPSTSQQPNPNPNLDSPLMK from the exons ATGTACAGGTGCATGGACTATCGTAGCATAGACAGAATGTTCAAGAGCAGGATCTTCCAGGGCGATCTGAGCCCTGTCCCGATTCCGGGCAGCCTGCAACAGTCGA GCCAGCAGGGGCAGCAGGGCGAGCAGGAGTTGGCGACGAAGATGCTGCAGATACAGAGCAAAAGATTCTATCTCGATGTGAAGCAGAACAGACGTGGGAGGTTCATCAAAGTAGCCGAG ATCGGCGCGGACGGAAGAAGAAGCCAAATCTACCTGGCGCTCAGCACAGCGTCCGAGTTTCGGAACTACCTTTCGACGTTCAGTGACTTTTATGCATCCCTAG GTCCACCGAGCTCGGAGAACGTACCGGATGATGGGAAGCTGAAGTCGGAGGTGATAACGAAGGATAACAGGCGGTATTACTTGGACCTCAAGGAAAATACTCGCGGCCGTTTCCTGCgg GTGTCGCAGACCATCACGCGGGGAGGGCCTAGGACGCAGATCGCGATACCAGCGCAGGGTATGATCGAGTTCCGCGACGCGCTGACGGACCTCCTCGAGGAATACGGCACGGACGATGGCGGCTTCAAGGGTGACTTACCAGAGGGGCGGTACATGCGCGTGGATAGCAAGAATTTCTATTTTGATATCGGCCAGAACAATCGCGGCATCTACATGAGAATTTCCGAG GTGAAGACGCACTTTAGAACAGCAATCACCGTGCCGGAGAAATCCTGGGCGCGTTTCCGCGACATATTCGCGGATTACTGCGATAGGATGAGGGAAAGGGGCGCCGGCAGCAACGTCGGCATGAACAGCGGCGGCGGAGGGAGCGTGTTGCCCGAGGGGAGGGGCTCTGTGGTGGCACAGGTACCATCACCGTCGACCTCACAACAGCCTAACCCAAATCCAAATTTAGACTCTCCCTTAATGAAGTGA